CATTTTTCTTTCTATGTAAATAAATGGGATGCTTCAGTGGAACTGTGGAAGCCAGATTATCTAGGCAGAGCAATATCAATAGCAGATCCTAAATGTTGCTCACAAGCACTAAGAACTCTATGTACagtcaaataaaaaataatttgttttaaTCCATGAGCGGTACACAGAGTATTCATGAATTCATAAGGTTGCCATCTCCTTTTAATAATTCATCCATCAGGCATAATTACCATGCTCTTGACTTACAATATAATAATACTACTTTCGATAGGATTATACATAGAAAATAGCATTTCAATGGTAGCAATAAATAACAGTATAACAGAGTCATCTATATTTTACTACTAAAAGGCAATCATAAACGCATGATCATTCTTTGAATTGAACATGCTAGAAAGTGTTGTAtacaatcaaatctttggaTAGAGCAATGCTTGCTAATCGCATGAACCACTACCAACATCAGAAAATTTTCAACTATCTGTTAGTAGATGAGTTATCAGGCTAAGAAAATTGTGACAACAGCATTTAGGCTTACTGATGTCCACTGTATACAACACAATAAAATATGGAAAACACCTAGACATCCGCCATCTGGTTATTCAAAATTAGATCGCAAGGTTCTGACCACCAGCAAGGTGGCAGTTTTATTTATTTGAGAATGCCACAATAACATGATATAGCAGAAATATTTGTCAAAGACTCTAAGCTTATGCATCATTTACAGAATACAACGAAATAAGCAAAAGCAGAGCGACTGGGCTTCATGCAAGGATAAATAgtaaaaactatataaaaagAAAGTATGGACACACCAAAAGTGAGTAGCCTGCACAAAGCATGCTCCTTCTATACAGAGTAGATAAAGATATTCCATGTCTCCAGGTACTGCACAATTGTCAAAATAGATAGTAGACAATCATGTATATAGCCAATATGATAATGATCTGGACATATTTGGTTGCAGAAGTTCTAACCTGTATACCAACATCCAGTTCCTTCCTTGGACAAGTACAGGAAGAGATGTATAAAGAACAGTTCGCATTGTTTCAGACAAAAGCATTGATGGTTCAGACATGGCTGGTAACTTATCATGTGAAGCAGATTCCTTTGATCCCTTAAGTTCCAACCCAGGTGCATCATATTCTGTTTGAACAGTTTCACCATCAATGCTGTAGCTGGGTTTTTGTCTGAAACCACCAATTCTGCCTGCTTTGTTAATGATTTTTCCAATGGAATGCTTCCCTCTGCTAAACAGGCCCTTCCTTCCATTGCTTCCCTTCCCAACAGGTGTTAAAGTTGGAtattccatattcatattgtgCTCAGGTATGATTTCTATAGAATCACTGCTGGAGTTTGATGACGACATAAATGACATCAGGAATGCTCTGAAGGAAGATGTGTCAGGGCCATTAGGAATCTCAGAATTCTTGACTGAattatcatcatcgtcatcctcATAGATATTTTCTTGCACTTCAGTGGCCTCCTACAAGAGATAAAGACAATTTTAAGCTTTCTAACCATGCTATGGCCAACGAAATGAAACTGGCATTCTAGTTGTCAATTGCTCACAAACAAACCAATTCATCACAGTTTGTAGCTtcagtttcttttcttttgaataGACTGCCACTTTAAACTTATGACAATGCAGCTCGTCTCAGAAGGGCAACTCGTgtgaaacaaacaactcacAAACCAAAACATCACATAAAACTGAAAAAAAGACATTAAGGTGAAACAATTTCTGTTCTCAGGGTCAGTGCCCTCCATTTTCAAGCACCCGATCGAACATAGGCACATAGCTATTAACTAGCGATAATCCATGACTGTGTTGTCTAAAGGCACACTGCTATAGTGCCATCTTGGTCTAATTCCACTCAGGTGCAACACGGCGCATACCATTGCTCTACTTTAAATTAACATCCACTACTTTATTACCCTTGACGAACTAGATCAACAATAGAACCCCGTATCATACCCAATGTCTCGGCTACTTGTTAGCATCACAGTTCACGACAAATAGGAGACTGCAAGCCCCTCAAACCCTAGTAGAACCCATGGACGACAAACAGCAATTCCACCAAGATGCAGGCCCCTCTGCACCATGATCTCATCTCTAACCGGAGTACCCAGCTCTGCTCGCCAATCGGCCTATCGCACGGACTAAGAGCAGCAAGGGCAGACCCGCAGAAACTGAGCTAGAATTTGGGGACGAGCAAATCTACCGagaaggaagggagggaggggggagggttaGGCGCTCACGGGGAGGTGGGAGGGGTGGCGCTGGCTCTCCCGCTCGGAGACGGGGTTGAGGATGACGGTGGCGAGGTCGGACACCAGGTGCGCCGCCTTCCCGCCCAGCGACGGCAGGTACCCCATCCCCCGCCTTTGCTCTGCTCTCCGCGACCGCCGGTATGCGTTTTCTCAGGGTTCCCTACCCGACAGCCCAAGCGAGAAGTCCGCGGAACAACATGGgcgagctcctccgccgccgccgccgcggggaccGAGACCGGAGGAGATGTGGCCAAgtgggggcggcggaggcgaggggaAGTGGTGAGGCGCGGGAGGTTTGTGCTCCGTGTCGTCGTGTTGGGGCTCGGGGAGGTCAGGAGGGTCAGAAGGGACGAGACGAGACGTTTTCGTGGTCCTTTTGGCGTGGCTGCGGCCTGCGGCAGCGGTCTCGCGAGGGTTCACGATCGGATCGGATTTCGGGAAATTTTGACGTTTCGACAATGCAAaagtaaaaatttaaatttaaatttcgagATTTTAAAAGTAGAAACCATTCGAGATTTCGAAgagtttcatcaaaatttaaatttgaattgataaaaatcaaataaaatcttataaatactatGATATTCATACAACCTAGTAGGATATAAATTTTCGAAAAAATGATGTATTGTGTGTATTTACTAAAACTTACatcaggaa
The Oryza sativa Japonica Group chromosome 6, ASM3414082v1 DNA segment above includes these coding regions:
- the LOC4340521 gene encoding uncharacterized protein — its product is MGYLPSLGGKAAHLVSDLATVILNPVSERESQRHPSHLPEATEVQENIYEDDDDDNSVKNSEIPNGPDTSSFRAFLMSFMSSSNSSSDSIEIIPEHNMNMEYPTLTPVGKGSNGRKGLFSRGKHSIGKIINKAGRIGGFRQKPSYSIDGETVQTEYDAPGLELKGSKESASHDKLPAMSEPSMLLSETMRTVLYTSLPVLVQGRNWMLVYSTWRHGISLSTLYRRSMLCAGYSLLIVGDRKGAVFGGLVEAPLQPLIKKKYQGTNNCFVFTNIAGRPVIYRPTGANNYFTFCSTDYLAMGGGGHFALYLDGDLLNGSSSTSETFNNPCLSRSREFEVKDVELWGFVNASKYDEMLTICRTEKQGIWNL